CACCTCGAAATCTCCAGATGGTGTAACCCCTTAAATGGTTAAAGGTGCGATAAATTACCACATCACAAGCCGAGTATTACAAaatggatatatatttttatatttaaatcacTTACGATTGTGTTGAAATTGAAGAACTTTGAAGAAAGTTTTCCACTTGAATTGAATTCATATTTCTCGGCTTGTGatgcttttcttttcatcAGCCGAAGTTGTAGTTTGTCGGTCTTCCATCTTGTTTATTTAACTAACTTAGAATTACTGATTAAGATAGTCGGCTGTTCGACTATGGCATTGTTACTGGTTTCTTATAACGATTGTGGACATGTTGTTCTCTTCTATTTTACCGCCACCTACCGAACAAAAAAACGACCAATCTATCTATGAAACGccaaaaatacacacaaaattaataatttcttcCGGTTGGTTTATTTAGCAAAAAGTATGTTGATTTCAATTGTATATATTGGGTTGATTCTTTTCCttattaaattgttgcattttctcacaatataattatttatttatacccGCTACTGCAATTACTCGTAATTATTTCCAAGATATATTCATGTCCGTATATCTGAATAATCGTTGAGACTTGGGATTCGATAAAAGCTAAGTTAGTTGGGCTTGATTTGGTTGGGGAAGTCTATATTGAAACGGGCTAAAAGTAGCGGGTATCACGTAGTCGGATATTCGGCTTTTTCGTTCCTCCTtgattttaatcaatttcaaGATGACTTGTCTTCgatttaagtaaattaaagaTATAGATATACGTAAGGTCTATCTATATTATGACTAATGCCAATTTTACTTAAATTTGACAGTCGTCGAGAGCATGCACTTTGAACTTTTCAAgttaatttgtattatattttactattggattaatttatttcactcAACGTTCGAAATcaatatattcaaatgcatGCCACTCCAATTCAAAGATGAGAGTTCGAAAACGCAatcatatttatgtaaatgttATGAGTTATATAAGTTTCAGAAGATTGGGGCTTAGAAACTGTAACATCTGCAGTATTTTCGTTGGTTTATCATGTGTTAAAATGTTGGATTTTTAATCCCTGAAAAGTTTTAAATGCTGGCGAGGTCTTAGAATGGCCATGGTATCGGTATAGTTTTTTAGTAAATGCTCCCTATTTAGTAATTGCAATATAACCAATATTTAGAATCGAAAAAGGTGGCATCACCGAAATagctttcattttaattaattttcaaatattttgataaaagTACAAGGTCAGTGATTTCGAAATAGAATATTCAGACTGTTGAGGGGTTACGCCAGCctagaaaatgaaaaacttgaaacgattttttaaaattgtcgaaaacttttactttttgttcCTCCGCCGGcagcaaatttaaaatatgcatgtttaccttttctttttgaagaagaagaaagccACGCGAAATCGTTTTGGTTATGCAACTTACTTTGAGTGTGGGAAGTGGGTAATgggtatcttatagtcggACCCTCGACTGCAGCGCGTTCTTTCTCGTTTTTATGTGCACGATTCAGTTGGTTATTTTGCTTTCAAACACTTATTCGGTTGGCTATTAGGTTTTTGAATACTTATGCACTCTATAAAATTACGAACAATCATTTATGGACTATCAATATCCCACAACCCACCCCTATACGAATACTAAACAGTCGGCCAGCGAGGAGAGTTCCAGCGATCCACAGCTGGAGCGGCAGGTCGAGACCATCCGTAACCTGGTTGACTCCTACATGAAGATCGTTACGAAGACCACCCGTGACATGGTGCCCAAAGCAATTATGATGCTCATCATCAACAATGCCAAGGACTTTATCAATGGCGAGCTGCTGGCACATCTGTACGCGTCCGGCGATCAGGTAAACTAATTAGCTTCAGATAATCCAGAAGATTGTGGCAGTAACGGTAACATGACTATATCCACTTGTCTACAGTCCCAGATGATGGAGGAGTCGGCTGAATCGGCCACACGGCGAGAGGAAATGCTGCGCATGTACCGTGCTTGCAAGGATGCATTACAGATCATAGGTGAGAGCTAGCATGAGTTCCATTGAAAGCGATTGTAATACATTGTCGAAACCAATTCAAGGCGATGTATCAATGGCCACCGTGTCCTCGCCATTGCCACCGCCGGTTAAGAACGATTGGCTGCCCAGCGGCTTGGACAACCCACGTCTATCTCCTCCAAGTCCGGGTGGCGTTAGAGGAAAGCCAGGACCTCCCGCACAGGTAAAACCACTTGTTTACTCATTATTGAATGGAATTGCATATAGCAAGTTCGCTTGCAGAGCTCCTTGGGTGGACGGAACCCACCATTGCCACCATCTACAGGTCGCCCAGCGCCAGCGATTCCGAATCGCCCAGGAGGTGGGGCACCACCACTACCCGGCGGTCGTCCCGGAGGATCTCTTCCCCCACCAATGCTACCATCGTGAGTACCCTTCTATCCACCATCCTTTTCTGACTGCCAAATACACAAAGATATGTGTGGATCATTATTGAATTGGTTTTTGTATTGATTTGTACCTGATGTCATAGAAACATTTTCTAAAATCTCTGCGCTCAATAATGATCCACGTATCAGGGGTGTCACAGAAATCCTTACCAATTTGGGAAACCACGATGAGTCGAAATGGTCGCATTGCCACAGAAAAACACAACTTGTACAACTTGTGAATAATCGTAGAAAAACAAAGCTCCATAAACTTGACTGCTTAGAATAGTGtgatttgtattttgtttatttttttacaaaactGAAACTTTAAAGCTCCTTCACGTATGAATAAATGCCTTGGACTGTGATTGAATAATTGAATGAATGCATAGTGAATGAGATTATATTCATGGTAAGCAACACAAAGGGAGTAGATATAAACAAGCTTTTAAGTCATTGTAACTTGCTTATATGCCTAATTGGACCTAAAGATAATACATAAAGTCAATCGAAAGCGATTTTTGTGGCACCTCTGTgtatttagttatatttttaaatccaTAAACGACAGTTGCGACCTCGTTTTATCTACtatgtgtttgctttttaaaaatgactAAAGGTTAggtttttgtaaataaaataagtgaatCTCGAGCCAAGACGTGAGTATTCACTCTATCATTATCCAACTTGACTTCGCCTAGGTATTACATACATGCAAATGGGTATCGAAAAAGCGAAATTAACGTAGATTTGGGATTATATTCACATTATGTGTCTCACTTATGTTCTTAATGATTACTAACTAAAAACGCCAAATGTTCAAGTACTAATATCTAACTAAAATCTAAAGTCTATGTTGCTAATCaggaattcaatttattatatacaaatttgattttgactCGGattgttatacccgttactcgtaaattaaaagggtatactagattcgttgaaaagtatgtaacaggcagaaggataaccatataaagtatatatattcttgataaggatcaatagccgagtcgatctggccatgtccgtctgttcGTCCGTTTGAACacaataattttgaatttttttatttcattatttttttcacaatttctaccaatattccaaaaaatattaaaatgagtaacgggtatctgatagtcgggtaactcgactatagcattctcttttgattttgaattaaaaagTAAGAAAGAAATTATTGTCTGTGGCACTGCGAAAATGGAATTGAAGAGATTAAGAAAGTCAATCAAAAGCGATTTCTGTGAAAACCCGTTTCGAATAAATCTTCTTCGAATATGCGAGTCATTTTTTGAGGATGAGTGTTAAATTTAAGTTGAATAATAATGTGTTTGGACCAGAACTCCTGAACCAACTTAATAAAACTCTTTTGTTGTCTCTTTTTTCTCTTTCTATGTGAAACgattaaaaacgaaaacactATTAAAACACACTCAACTCAACACACAACACCCAACTCGAAATGataatgaaaacataaatatgaatacaaataaatatcaatacaATTTGAAACCATTTAACACGAACAGGCGTCGTTAAATTGTTGTCAGCGTCGAGAGAcatctacatatgtatctagGGGATGAATCTGCAAAACGTAGCTTGCTGACGATTTAACCAACCACAAACAATACTTTCAACAATTGTAATTTGATATTATTCCGGCAAAATccagaaatttacaaaaacaaaacaaacaaccaTGAAAATGATCCCAAAATCCTAGAAATCCAGAAATCAACAACGATGGGAAATCGATACATTTGATTCGCTTGCGTATTATTGtagtcatatatatatatataatctgaAGCGTTGAAACTGATATAAATTCTTAATATGTGAAAAGCAACTAGTCGAGATGCACATGATTTCTTTAATTCCATAAGATGTTTTTCGTAATGTCTACTTCCCCgtgtagatatatatacaatatatacatatgtgtacaaATGTATGTGCATTTGTTCGTGCATGcctaattaattattattattattatttgattaattgaGTAATTGATGTCCCCCCCCCCCATTATCAACGGCATAAGCTCAAAAGTTATGTAAACTATTTGTATGGGCAGATGCTTAGTGACGATATTAACCAATGATCTTAATTATATAGCTAACTATTAATAAATAGCTTTCGTTAACTGCattgtgttgttgttgatgttaaACTATAAAACccaattaaattagaaaatgttAGGTAACGCAGCGTTGAGAACATTTCAAGTCAGTCACAAAGTATTTCCTTGAACTTAAAAAGCAAACTAACATTAATTAACAACTAAAAGCGAACTAACTAAACACTAAATTACCCCATCCATTTAACGGAAATGCACACTACATATTGGGATTCAAACTAATTAAGTAGGACTTGCTTTCGCTTATCGCTATATATCgtattatgattatgattatgatttgTTCGCCATGAATTAAATACGATTAATTTCTGTAAGAAACATgttatttgtatgtatgtacatattccCCATCCGGATGCTCGGATTTGTGGAATCATCAGCTGTCCCGTTTCCAAGAAACGATTAAGTTACAGGATTAAGTTAACGCTTATTTGTATTGTCCATTCCTCTTCGTATTTGTAGGTACATATTTGCTTAAGTTTTGTTCAGGTCAGAGGTCAAAGTACTGATTTGAATTCGATGCAGCTAGCTGCTTATTTTGATTGCGATAGTTAATATTTGCGAAATTTGCTGAGATTTTTTTCATGGTTTGTATCGATTCCCAGGAACAtacaaagaaacaaaaattaatttaaaacaatttatatgtataaccATAATTATAGCCAAGtcaaaaagtatattttcttttaaattgaCATTAAACCGCTTTTTTGCCACAACAACCctaaatatatctatatacatatacacatatatataaatatatatatatgtaaaaatatatatacgaaaTACGTGtttccaatatttttatgtacaatgtattatttataatgttgattacaaatatataagtCATGAAAATACTCTTGTGACTTACTCAAATGGATTGTGACGATGGAAATATGCAACAACTTAAATTACATATGACCAGTTTACGTATACACACAAATaaagtgcataaataaatacataaattgttCGTATTACATAAGTGTGTATTGCTTACTGGCGGGGAATAGTCGAGTCGACTCGACTACCAGCTACCTAGTGCTTCACGTTTGGTGTGTATCTCGTCGAAGTCTGTGCGAAGTAGAAGTTGGGTAGTGCTAGAGGTGATACTCAATCCAGCTTCGGATCAGATCCGAAcgatttgaatttatatagattacatatacatatatgctccCTCAATTCAAGCACTTCACATACTTCAACAACTAAATAATACCCTTGTTCATTTTCAAAGCCGTGTGTCCGGAGCTGTCGGCGGCGCCATTGTCCAGCAATCGGGAGCCAATCGCTATGTGCCGGAGAGTATGCGTGGACAGGTGAACCAGGCGGTTGGCCAGGCAGCCATCAATGAGTTGTCCAATGCCTTCAGTTCGCGATTCAAGTAATGCCCGCGAGATTGTGAGCACAACACGCAGagtatgcaaattatttacaGAAACTTAGAGAGCCAGCACGCGACCCCTCTACCCTCTACCCTCTACCCTCTCCCCTCCACCATATCATATCATTTTTATCAAAGATGTAACACCGCCCGCAAAACCCAAAAAGATGGCAATTTCATCATCcagttgttttgaaaattcgatgaaaaaattttaaaggTGTTTTTCACATGATCTTCTGGACAAATTCTACATTCAAATTTAGTGGTTTCGAATTGAGTTCATCGGCTTTACCATTTACtttttaaagtatatttaaacgtgaaataaacaaaatttattttccaaaacgagtatttatgtatatgtaaaacAGTACCTAGCTTCATAGTTTTCGTTTACAGATggtatatataccatatatatgaTATTCGAATCGCAGTGAAGGAGGCGGACGAGTGCAGGAATGCAATAAAGCCagtatttttttaaagctcaaataaaaccgaagaaatATCTAAAAGGGAAAATCGTTAATTGCAGTGTTACAATGCTTCTACATTGATGGTAAAAATCGAACTATGTACTCACTCTAAAAACTTGTATGAACTAAACTATCCTCAGAGCAATGAATTATATGcgaacaaatattatttagcaACGCAATGTCCGCAAGAAATTATACAAAACCTAATCAATGATAAATATTATGTGTGTTAAGGTTATGGTCTTTAACGATTCTTGTTTATAGACGTTTgttaataagaaaataaagaaaattaaattattcgcATTGCCTTTAACTACTTGGATTCTGTTTGGTAAGCTAATGCGATTTATCTGAAAGTAAGTTATACGAAAATATACATGCATCATCATAGGCAGAAAAGAAATTGCTTTTTCCtatcatttatttgccaactaatataattattatcaaATGTAACTTTAACATATTGTTTTTCTCTTTATGTTGgatggtttttaaaaaaattgcatttaatagTTCGTTCTTTTTTGGTTATCTGTGTAGGATTTCGAAAAGcgtatatatacaaaaaaatgttgcttTGCTGCTTACAATCAGTCTCGTTTTTATGTTTCATCCATTTCAAAGTTTCATGATGATTagttaaaactattttatacaaaatatttatgatagcTAAAGATAAAAACCCACAGTTTGGTAAAAATAGTTGggtacatataaaatacatcgATTCAAATGTAAATAGTGTGATATTGGCCAATCGTACAGTGATCGGACTATTGGGATCCTATATATAATTGCAACTTAAGTCTGACATAACTATCATGTATGTATAACTATCATTTGACACCTCAAAATGTAACGTCTTGTATCTCGTTTTGAGCCTGGGCCTGCGCCTGCATCTTGCACGTGTGCGTTCGATGTGGCGCTGCGGACCCAAagttgtgctgctgctggtgctgctccaCGCACTCGGCTGGAGCTTTCGGCAGCGGCAAGGGTCTTATTGAGATTTGCGAGAGGTGCTGCGATTGATGTATTTGGAAGCGCCCCTTGTAGTATAATGCTGACATTTCCTCTGGGTCAATGTTCACTAGATATGGCTCTAGATTCCGACTGTGCTCCTTAAAGATGTCCTCCATGTGCAGCATGCAGTCCTGCACCTGAGCCTGTGCATTAGAAATCAATTGAGTGGCGCATAACAACACTGCTCCCTAGCCATACTCACTTGCTCCACGCTGGTCAGATCGGTCATAAGACTCAACAGGAAGTGTAGATTGTGTCCCGAGCGCAGATGCCACTTTAGACCGTTCATGGACGCAGCTATGCTCGATGCAGCTATGGTGCTGGCCGAGAACTTGGCAAATTTATGTTCTTCAAAGGAAGGGGGAGAGAAGTCAGTACTGAAGTTGGCCAGTTTTGTATGTGGCTTACCTTTCGCTGCCAACGATATAAATGCCTGAGCATGTCCCCGCACTTTGCCAATGTTTATGTCCGGAAAGTTTTTACTGCCTATCGGCAGGCGCATCATCAGAAGCTCAAGGAAGTCCAAGGGAGTCACAGATGAGAGGTCCCAGCCCAAGCGGCTCAGCACATACAGCTCCCATTTCTTGGGAATGAAGTAAATGATGTAGCCGCATGTCCATCGAAAGGTATTGTATTACGAGGAAGGTACTTACAATCAAATCATCCTTGTAAATGCTGTTGTCCGTGTAAACAACGAGCAGATCCACCGAAAGAGCACGACAGCTGGGTTCACGGAGCTTTGAAGCCAGTAAGAGGCAAGCTGCGGCCAAAATTTGTAGTTGGGTCTTGCGTACTGATTTGCTCGAAAGAAATCGATCCATGTAATTCAATGCCAGTAATACGACCTCTTCCTGGCAATTTTCCTCAGCACACACCTGTGAACATGTATTCAATTAATGAACGAAAAGGGTAGTGAAATATTGCAATGGGTGTGCGATAAAGACCActaaaacaaatgctaatcAATGAAGTATACTTATGAAATTGGGAGTCCACAGTTCTTCCACAATCACAGAAAATCAAgttaaaatggaaataaatacataaaaaatatgcattgTTTACATTACGGATGGTTATCCTACTGCTTGGTAGGCATATTCGCTGCATATGAACTTTGATATCTCCGGAACTAGATTCTTGGAATTATTTCATTGGGTCGCAACAAATACATCTATATTGGAAACTTTTCCATCTATTTGGTAATATTTTCTAACAGACTATAAATACAGGGTATATCACAGTCGGCTAGCTTGATACGATATGAATTCTGTATctacatttgattttgattactCACTTCCATCATCCATTCGGCGACAATTTTGCGCATCGGTGGCGTAATATCCTTCTGGATGCTAAAGTACGTGTCGGGAATCTTGTGGTGCTTTTCCTCGACCTTGAGGAAGTTCTCCAGACAACGATCCGAGTACAATGTGGGATCC
This Drosophila simulans strain w501 chromosome X, Prin_Dsim_3.1, whole genome shotgun sequence DNA region includes the following protein-coding sequences:
- the LOC6726083 gene encoding G1/S-specific cyclin-D1; translation: MADIMDLLCSEIIVYESDPSLYRLNKRQQQMSTPAIIRDQSSICSSLGDAESDSHPDAQNNAVVCNMKELVYIYASVDSAAKNPEELEPPPPPPPPPPPPPTATQSIQSYPRYISQEPPTSHCQRFDDRLTTTADPPATDNVNTAIGDPTLYSDRCLENFLKVEEKHHKIPDTYFSIQKDITPPMRKIVAEWMMEVCAEENCQEEVVLLALNYMDRFLSSKSVRKTQLQILAAACLLLASKLREPSCRALSVDLLVVYTDNSIYKDDLIKWELYVLSRLGWDLSSVTPLDFLELLMMRLPIGSKNFPDINIGKVRGHAQAFISLAAKEHKFAKFSASTIAASSIAASMNGLKWHLRSGHNLHFLLSLMTDLTSVEQAQVQDCMLHMEDIFKEHSRNLEPYLVNIDPEEMSALYYKGRFQIHQSQHLSQISIRPLPLPKAPAECVEQHQQQHNFGSAAPHRTHTCKMQAQAQAQNEIQDVTF